A genomic window from Gemmatimonadaceae bacterium includes:
- a CDS encoding class I SAM-dependent rRNA methyltransferase: MPTPPLATISARGARRWQGGHPWIFRSDVMAAPESAAGAVSVRDPQGRALGTALWSPASEISLRFVSRRADESLDAAWWRGRLAAAIARRDGILDADTNACRLVHGEGDGLPSLVVDRYDRWLVLQLLSSGLEAFREPIVAALAELTAAEGILARNDASVRTREGLAKGVEPLLGTVPETLEVREHGVRYLAAPHSGQKTGAFLDQREARVLIGGVAHGQALDVFSYHGSFALHLARRAERVRAVDASAAALARVADNAALNGLTNITPVEADAFDFLREEEKRGARYDTIVLDPPAFAKNRASIAGALRGYRDINLRAMRLLAPGGLLYTASCSYHVAKPEFLAMLKEAAAHAGRRMILRAVTGQPVDHPEVLTIPETGYLRGALLEAGD; encoded by the coding sequence GGCAGGGCGGACACCCGTGGATCTTCCGCTCCGACGTGATGGCGGCGCCGGAGTCCGCCGCCGGCGCGGTCAGCGTGCGCGACCCGCAGGGGCGCGCGCTGGGCACGGCGCTGTGGAGCCCGGCTTCGGAGATCTCGCTGCGCTTCGTGAGCCGACGCGCCGACGAGTCGCTCGACGCGGCTTGGTGGCGCGGGCGGTTGGCGGCGGCCATCGCCCGGCGCGACGGCATCCTCGACGCCGACACCAACGCCTGCCGATTGGTCCACGGCGAAGGCGACGGCCTGCCCTCGCTGGTCGTGGACCGCTACGACCGCTGGCTGGTGCTGCAGTTGCTGTCGTCCGGCCTCGAGGCCTTTCGCGAGCCCATCGTCGCGGCGCTGGCCGAGCTGACGGCCGCCGAGGGCATCCTCGCGCGCAACGATGCCAGCGTGCGCACACGCGAGGGGTTGGCGAAGGGCGTGGAGCCGCTGCTCGGCACCGTACCCGAGACGCTCGAGGTGCGCGAACACGGCGTGCGCTACCTCGCCGCGCCGCACAGCGGGCAGAAGACCGGCGCCTTCCTCGACCAGCGCGAAGCGCGGGTGTTGATCGGCGGCGTGGCGCACGGCCAGGCGCTCGACGTGTTCAGCTACCACGGGTCGTTCGCGCTGCACCTGGCCCGACGGGCCGAGCGCGTGCGGGCAGTCGATGCCTCGGCGGCGGCGCTGGCGCGCGTCGCGGACAATGCCGCGCTGAACGGCCTGACGAACATCACGCCGGTGGAAGCCGATGCGTTCGACTTCCTGCGCGAGGAGGAGAAGCGTGGCGCGCGCTACGACACCATCGTGCTGGACCCTCCGGCGTTCGCAAAGAACCGCGCGTCGATCGCCGGGGCGCTGCGTGGCTACCGCGACATCAACCTGCGGGCGATGCGCCTGCTGGCGCCGGGCGGCCTGCTCTACACGGCGAGCTGCTCGTATCACGTGGCCAAGCCCGAGTTCCTGGCGATGCTCAAGGAGGCGGCCGCGCACGCGGGGCGGCGGATGATCCTGCGCGCGGTCACGGGGCAGCCCGTCGACCATCCCGAGGTCCTGACGATTCCCGAGACGGGGTACCTCAGGGGCGCGCTGCTCGAAGCTGGCGACTAG
- a CDS encoding cation transporter, with amino-acid sequence MTRTTQIQRTLGVILALNLVVVAVKVVVALRTGNLTVLGAAFESFLDAANNVVAMVVVALAARGPDDDHPYGHDKFETMGALGIVVFLSISCYELLRGAISRWLGAPAPIAPSGGEVLLLASTAVINLVVVAYERREARRLKSPILAADAAHTTGDLFVTALAVASMLAARAGMSWADPLLAVGVAGMIARSGWLILRVTVPVLVDERGADAERIAAATRRVDGVLDCRSVRSRTTSSGLVFAEVTVAVAGDVRVSDGHAVADRVEESVRAALGGAADVLVHVEPS; translated from the coding sequence ATGACGCGCACGACGCAGATCCAGCGCACGCTCGGCGTGATCCTCGCGCTGAATCTCGTCGTCGTGGCCGTGAAGGTGGTGGTGGCGCTGCGCACGGGCAACCTCACGGTGCTCGGTGCGGCGTTCGAGAGCTTCCTGGACGCGGCCAACAACGTCGTCGCGATGGTCGTGGTCGCGCTGGCCGCGCGCGGCCCCGACGACGACCACCCCTACGGGCACGACAAGTTCGAGACGATGGGCGCGCTGGGCATCGTCGTGTTCCTGTCGATCTCCTGCTACGAGTTGCTGCGTGGCGCGATCAGTCGCTGGCTGGGCGCGCCGGCACCCATCGCACCATCCGGCGGCGAAGTCCTGCTGCTGGCCTCGACCGCCGTCATCAACCTCGTGGTCGTGGCCTACGAACGGCGTGAAGCGCGCCGCTTGAAGTCACCCATCCTCGCGGCCGATGCGGCGCACACGACCGGCGACTTGTTCGTGACGGCGCTGGCGGTGGCATCGATGCTTGCGGCGCGGGCGGGGATGTCGTGGGCGGACCCGCTGCTGGCGGTCGGCGTGGCCGGAATGATCGCCCGAAGCGGCTGGCTCATCCTGCGCGTCACGGTGCCCGTGCTCGTCGACGAGCGCGGGGCGGACGCCGAGCGGATCGCTGCCGCGACCCGACGCGTGGACGGCGTGCTCGACTGCCGCTCGGTGCGGAGCCGCACGACCAGCTCCGGACTGGTCTTCGCCGAAGTCACGGTCGCCGTCGCCGGCGACGTGCGCGTCTCCGATGGGCACGCGGTGGCGGACCGGGTCGAGGAGTCGGTGCGGGCCGCGCTGGGTGGGGCTGCGGACGTCCTGGTGCACGTGGAGCCGAGCTGA
- a CDS encoding TldD/PmbA family protein — translation MSAIKRLKQGVPAGAVLSRADAQAIAERTMRFSKADGIDVQLGSNHTTNVRFADNQMSTAGAVTDSQLVVQSWFGPKHAIVTTNDLSEDSLRRCVEQSEVLARLAPDDPEAMPLLEPQQYLPVEAYFESTAATDAAARARAALTALQPARSSGDLKAAGYLVVGAGCTALANSKGMFAYHRATSTNYTLTVRTADGTGSGWAAADHPDWRQVDFARVSQRAIDKARASRTPRAVEPGRYTVILEPQAVGDLVQLIAFYADARLADEGRSPFSKQGGGNKVGEKIVDERVTLFSDPQDPQLLGQPFDGEGMRLARQVWVENGQLNTLQTSRFWAQKQNRVATGGATSLKMQGGSSSMDEMIRSTERGILVTRLWYLREVDPRTILYTGLTRDGTFLIEQGRISRSIQNLRFNESPLFMLNNLEMLGNAERLAGTEAGGSVVMPALKVRDFNFTSLSEAV, via the coding sequence ATGAGCGCGATCAAGCGGCTCAAGCAAGGCGTCCCGGCGGGGGCGGTGCTCTCGCGCGCGGATGCGCAGGCCATCGCCGAGCGCACGATGCGCTTCTCCAAGGCCGACGGCATCGATGTGCAGCTCGGCTCGAACCACACCACCAACGTGCGCTTCGCCGACAACCAGATGAGCACCGCCGGCGCCGTCACCGACAGTCAACTGGTGGTGCAGAGCTGGTTCGGGCCCAAGCACGCTATCGTGACCACGAACGACCTCTCCGAGGACTCCCTGCGCCGCTGCGTAGAGCAGTCGGAGGTGCTGGCGCGTCTCGCCCCGGACGATCCGGAAGCAATGCCGCTGCTCGAGCCGCAGCAGTATCTGCCGGTGGAGGCCTACTTCGAGAGCACCGCGGCGACCGACGCCGCGGCGCGCGCCCGCGCTGCGCTGACGGCGCTGCAACCCGCCCGCAGTTCCGGCGACCTCAAGGCGGCGGGATATCTCGTCGTCGGCGCGGGATGCACCGCGCTGGCCAACTCCAAGGGGATGTTCGCCTACCACCGCGCGACGAGCACGAACTACACGCTGACCGTGCGGACGGCCGACGGCACCGGATCCGGCTGGGCGGCCGCCGACCACCCCGATTGGCGGCAGGTCGACTTCGCGCGCGTCTCGCAGCGCGCCATCGACAAGGCCCGTGCGTCGCGGACGCCGCGCGCCGTCGAGCCCGGCCGCTACACCGTCATCCTTGAACCGCAGGCCGTCGGCGACCTCGTCCAGCTCATCGCCTTCTACGCCGACGCCCGCCTCGCCGACGAAGGTCGCTCGCCGTTCTCCAAGCAGGGTGGCGGCAACAAGGTCGGCGAGAAGATCGTGGACGAGCGCGTGACGCTCTTCTCCGACCCGCAGGATCCGCAGCTCCTCGGCCAACCCTTCGACGGCGAAGGGATGCGCCTCGCTCGCCAAGTGTGGGTGGAGAACGGGCAATTGAACACGCTGCAGACCTCGCGCTTCTGGGCGCAGAAGCAGAATCGTGTTGCGACCGGGGGGGCTACGTCGTTGAAGATGCAGGGCGGGTCGAGTTCGATGGACGAGATGATCCGGAGCACCGAACGCGGCATTTTGGTCACCCGCTTGTGGTACTTACGCGAAGTCGATCCGCGCACCATTCTTTATACGGGCTTGACACGCGACGGAACTTTCCTTATCGAACAGGGAAGAATTTCTCGCTCAATTCAGAATTTGCGGTTCAATGAGTCCCCGCTGTTCATGTTGAACAACCTCGAAATGCTCGGCAACGCAGAGCGTCTCGCAGGGACGGAAGCCGGTGGCAGCGTCGTGATGCCGGCCTTGAAGGTTCGCGATTTCAACTTCACCAGCCTCTCCGAGGCGGTGTGA
- a CDS encoding TldD/PmbA family protein, with product MTDRRDFLRTTGAAAAAAIAFASTPRRAGAAPALDDLDRFQSGLSKELLMDAINAAKAAGASYADARIARIRQNFVVTREQQIVNVVDTDTLGCGVRALVDGCWGFAATRTLTRDAITAAAREAVAIARANRIARDRSVELAPVQSYPNATWRSAYTRDPFEVPLEEKVNLLLSANAEAMKVDNVRFVNSILFFVKQEKLFASTEGTVSDQTLIRSWPLFTATAVKPDFTDFQSRTGAEAAPMGRGYEYVQQCDLPGNARKWAEQANEKLSAKPVDVGRYDLVLAPSNMWLTIHESIGHPTELDRAMGYEANYAGTSFIAPPERQLGTLKYGPSFMNVQGDRSQEGALSTIGYDDDGERPDDFLIVKDGMFNDYQTTREQAPWLRDWYAKNGQPLRSHGCSYADSWGSVAFQRMPNVSLMPGNDNTSWNDLIAGVDRGIAIVGDGSFSIDQQRYNAQFGGQVFYEIRGGKLEGMLKDVAYQIRTPDFWNSMDAIGGRDSYELGGSFFDGKGQPPQVNAVSHGSPPARFRQVNVINTGRQG from the coding sequence ATGACGGACCGCCGCGACTTCCTCCGGACCACCGGAGCCGCTGCGGCCGCGGCCATCGCCTTCGCGTCGACCCCACGACGCGCAGGCGCCGCCCCGGCCCTGGACGACCTCGACCGCTTCCAGAGCGGCCTCTCGAAGGAACTCCTGATGGATGCGATCAACGCGGCGAAGGCCGCGGGCGCCTCGTACGCCGACGCCCGCATCGCGCGCATCCGCCAGAACTTCGTCGTCACCCGCGAACAGCAGATCGTGAACGTCGTGGACACCGACACCCTCGGCTGCGGCGTCCGCGCCCTCGTCGACGGCTGCTGGGGCTTCGCCGCCACGCGCACGCTCACCCGCGACGCCATCACCGCCGCGGCCCGAGAGGCCGTCGCCATCGCCCGCGCCAACCGCATCGCCCGCGACCGCTCCGTCGAGCTCGCGCCGGTGCAGTCGTATCCCAACGCCACCTGGCGCTCGGCCTACACCCGCGATCCCTTCGAGGTGCCGCTGGAGGAGAAGGTCAACCTCCTGCTCTCGGCCAACGCCGAGGCGATGAAGGTCGACAACGTCCGCTTCGTCAACAGCATCCTCTTCTTCGTCAAGCAGGAGAAGCTCTTCGCCAGCACCGAGGGCACCGTCAGCGACCAGACCCTCATCCGCAGCTGGCCGCTGTTCACCGCGACCGCAGTCAAGCCGGACTTCACCGACTTCCAGAGCCGCACCGGCGCCGAGGCCGCCCCGATGGGCCGCGGCTACGAGTACGTGCAGCAGTGCGACCTGCCCGGCAACGCGCGCAAGTGGGCCGAGCAGGCCAACGAGAAGCTCTCGGCCAAGCCCGTGGACGTCGGCCGCTACGACCTGGTTTTGGCACCGAGCAATATGTGGCTGACCATCCACGAGTCCATCGGCCACCCGACCGAGCTCGACCGCGCGATGGGCTACGAGGCCAACTACGCCGGCACCAGCTTCATCGCGCCGCCGGAGCGCCAGTTGGGCACGCTCAAGTACGGGCCGAGCTTTATGAACGTGCAGGGCGACCGTTCGCAGGAAGGCGCCCTCTCGACCATCGGCTACGACGACGACGGCGAGCGCCCGGACGACTTCCTGATCGTCAAGGACGGGATGTTCAACGACTACCAGACCACGCGCGAACAGGCGCCCTGGCTGCGCGACTGGTACGCCAAGAACGGCCAGCCCCTGCGCTCGCACGGCTGCTCGTACGCCGACAGCTGGGGTAGCGTCGCCTTCCAGCGCATGCCCAACGTCTCGTTGATGCCGGGCAACGACAACACGAGCTGGAACGACCTCATCGCCGGCGTCGACCGCGGCATCGCCATCGTCGGCGACGGCTCGTTCTCGATCGACCAGCAGCGCTACAACGCCCAGTTCGGCGGCCAGGTCTTCTACGAGATCCGGGGCGGCAAGCTCGAGGGGATGCTCAAGGACGTCGCGTACCAGATCCGCACGCCGGACTTCTGGAACTCGATGGACGCCATCGGCGGGCGCGACAGCTACGAGCTCGGCGGCTCGTTCTTCGACGGCAAGGGCCAGCCGCCGCAGGTGAACGCCGTGAGCCACGGCTCGCCGCCGGCGCGCTTCCGCCAGGTCAACGTGATCAACACCGGGAGGCAGGGATGA
- a CDS encoding TldD/PmbA family protein, which yields MAPRSLRAVARHLSRAECEAITKRVLELSTADECRVTVNSGVRANTRFAVNQISTAGDNYNAAVSIRAVFGKKVANVTVNRLDDAALREAVQNAERIARLAPDDPELLPELGPQSYDESIVWNDATASLEPEARADAVRQITERARAAGLVSTGYLEAQAQAFAIANSAGLFAYQRSTGVAFTTTVRTEDGQGSGWAGASDNDFTRIDPRALAERAIEKARRSTNAAAIEPGRYTVVLEPTAAANLIQLIGGALNARNADEGRSFFSKAGGGNKIGDKVVDERVTLYSNPLDPRVPANTVSGDGSPNRANTWIENGVVKNLAYDRFWAQRTGKPQASTGGTLAMNGGTETVESMIASTQRGLLVTRFWYIRSVDPRTILFTGLTRDGTFLIENGRVTRPVKNLRYNESPIFMLNNLMAMGRPERVSASESGGPGQAIMIPAMKIRDFNFTSTSDAI from the coding sequence ATGGCGCCCCGCTCCCTGCGCGCCGTCGCGCGCCACCTCTCCCGGGCCGAGTGCGAAGCGATCACCAAGCGCGTCCTCGAGCTCTCCACTGCCGACGAGTGCCGCGTGACGGTGAACTCCGGCGTGCGGGCCAACACCCGCTTCGCCGTCAACCAGATCTCCACCGCCGGCGACAACTACAACGCCGCGGTCAGCATCCGCGCCGTCTTCGGCAAGAAGGTCGCCAACGTCACCGTCAACCGGCTCGATGACGCCGCCCTGCGCGAGGCCGTGCAGAACGCCGAGCGCATTGCACGCCTCGCGCCGGACGATCCGGAGCTGCTGCCGGAGCTTGGCCCGCAGTCGTACGACGAGTCCATCGTCTGGAACGACGCCACGGCCTCGCTCGAGCCGGAGGCGCGTGCCGATGCTGTCCGCCAGATTACCGAGCGTGCCCGCGCCGCGGGCCTCGTCAGCACCGGCTACCTCGAGGCACAGGCGCAGGCCTTCGCCATCGCCAACAGCGCCGGCCTCTTCGCCTACCAGCGCAGCACCGGCGTGGCCTTCACCACCACCGTGCGCACCGAGGACGGCCAGGGTTCCGGCTGGGCCGGTGCCTCCGACAACGACTTCACGCGTATCGATCCGCGCGCGCTCGCTGAGCGCGCCATCGAGAAGGCGCGGCGCTCCACCAATGCCGCGGCAATCGAGCCCGGCCGCTACACGGTGGTCCTCGAGCCCACCGCCGCCGCCAACCTCATCCAGCTCATCGGCGGCGCACTGAACGCGCGCAACGCCGACGAGGGCCGGTCGTTCTTCTCCAAGGCCGGCGGAGGAAACAAGATCGGCGACAAGGTCGTAGACGAGCGCGTGACGCTCTACTCCAATCCGCTCGACCCGCGCGTCCCCGCGAACACCGTCAGCGGCGATGGCTCGCCGAACCGCGCCAACACCTGGATCGAGAACGGCGTCGTCAAGAACCTCGCCTACGACCGCTTCTGGGCCCAGCGCACGGGCAAGCCGCAGGCCAGCACCGGCGGGACGCTGGCGATGAACGGCGGCACCGAAACCGTCGAATCGATGATCGCCTCCACCCAGCGCGGCCTGCTCGTCACGCGATTCTGGTACATCCGCTCGGTGGACCCGCGCACCATCCTCTTTACGGGACTCACCCGCGACGGCACCTTCTTGATCGAGAACGGACGCGTCACCCGTCCGGTCAAGAACCTCCGCTACAACGAGTCGCCAATCTTTATGCTGAACAACCTGATGGCGATGGGCCGTCCCGAGCGCGTGAGCGCCTCGGAGTCCGGCGGTCCCGGACAGGCCATTATGATCCCGGCGATGAAGATCCGGGACTTCAACTTCACCTCGACCAGTGACGCCATCTAA
- a CDS encoding TldD/PmbA family protein, producing MSTSRREFLRTSAAVAATASLLVPGRAQAEAPRPAFSGESDHRELAVRAIDAARQAGASYADCRISSARSQNIGTRERRVTNIGDNETFGFGVRVMVEGTWGFAASSELSGDEVVRVARQAVAQARANRRAMVKPIDLAPIHHPPVPNGQWRSPARIDPFTIAIEDKAAYLLEANAAALAAGARFVNSQMFFLKDEKTFASTEGTVTQQTIMRAQPGMTVTMVSADNRDFQIRQSTDIQPRGLGYEHVLDADLKRHAARWVEEARQKLTAKPVEVGRYDLILHPTHLWLTIHEAIAHPTELDRAYGFEANYAGTSFLAPPENFLGKFRYGPDFMNVTADRSAPGSLSACGWDDEGVAPETFHIVKDGIFVDYQTTREQAMWLDWWYKSRNMPTQSHGCSYAQTWADVQFQRMPNVNLMPGERDLVWDDLIAATENGIAIVGDGSFSIDQQRYNAQFGGQLFYEVKGGKIVGMLKDVAYQIRTPEFWNAMDMIGGQRSYELGGAFGDGKGQPSQSNAVSHGCPPTRHKQVNVINTGRNA from the coding sequence GTGAGCACTTCCCGTCGTGAGTTCCTGCGGACCTCCGCGGCCGTTGCCGCCACCGCCAGTCTCCTCGTACCGGGCCGCGCCCAAGCCGAGGCCCCTCGTCCCGCCTTCAGCGGCGAGAGCGACCACCGCGAGCTCGCTGTGCGCGCCATCGATGCCGCCCGCCAGGCCGGCGCGTCCTACGCCGACTGTCGCATTTCGTCGGCACGCTCGCAGAACATCGGCACGCGCGAGCGCCGCGTCACCAACATCGGCGACAACGAGACCTTCGGCTTCGGCGTCCGCGTGATGGTCGAGGGCACCTGGGGCTTCGCCGCGTCCAGCGAACTCTCGGGCGACGAGGTCGTCCGCGTCGCGCGGCAGGCCGTCGCGCAGGCCCGCGCCAACCGACGCGCGATGGTGAAGCCGATCGACCTCGCACCGATCCACCACCCGCCCGTGCCCAACGGCCAGTGGCGTTCGCCGGCGCGCATCGATCCCTTCACCATCGCCATCGAGGACAAGGCCGCCTACCTGCTCGAGGCCAACGCCGCGGCGCTGGCCGCCGGCGCGCGCTTCGTCAACTCGCAGATGTTCTTCCTCAAGGACGAGAAGACCTTCGCGAGCACCGAGGGCACGGTCACGCAGCAGACCATTATGCGCGCCCAGCCGGGGATGACCGTCACGATGGTCTCGGCCGACAACCGGGACTTCCAGATTCGGCAGAGCACCGACATCCAACCCCGCGGGCTCGGCTACGAGCACGTGCTCGACGCCGACCTCAAGCGCCACGCCGCGCGCTGGGTCGAGGAAGCCCGCCAGAAGCTCACCGCCAAGCCGGTCGAGGTCGGGCGCTACGACCTCATCCTGCACCCGACGCACCTCTGGCTCACGATCCACGAAGCCATCGCGCACCCGACCGAGCTCGACCGCGCGTATGGCTTCGAGGCCAACTACGCCGGCACCAGCTTCCTCGCGCCGCCGGAGAACTTCCTCGGGAAGTTCCGCTACGGCCCGGACTTTATGAACGTCACCGCCGACCGCTCCGCGCCCGGCTCGCTCTCGGCCTGCGGCTGGGACGACGAGGGCGTCGCGCCCGAGACCTTCCATATCGTGAAGGACGGCATCTTCGTGGACTACCAGACCACGCGCGAACAGGCGATGTGGCTCGACTGGTGGTACAAGTCGCGCAATATGCCCACCCAGTCCCACGGCTGCTCCTACGCGCAGACCTGGGCCGACGTGCAGTTCCAGCGGATGCCGAACGTCAACCTGATGCCTGGCGAGCGCGACCTCGTGTGGGACGACCTCATCGCCGCCACCGAGAACGGCATCGCCATCGTCGGCGACGGCTCCTTCTCGATCGACCAGCAGCGCTACAACGCCCAGTTCGGCGGCCAGCTCTTCTATGAAGTGAAGGGCGGCAAGATCGTCGGGATGCTCAAGGACGTGGCCTACCAGATCCGCACGCCGGAGTTCTGGAACGCGATGGATATGATCGGGGGCCAGCGCAGCTATGAACTCGGCGGTGCCTTCGGCGACGGCAAGGGCCAGCCCTCGCAGTCCAACGCCGTCTCGCACGGCTGCCCGCCCACCCGCCACAAGCAGGTCAACGTGATCAACACCGGGAGGAACGCGTAA
- the fdhF gene encoding formate dehydrogenase subunit alpha, giving the protein MPTLTIDGRECAVADGATILDAARRAGIDVPTLCWYPKLPTVGNCRICLVSVDGTGKLLPACATPASDGMVVHTESQAAVKNRQGVLSLLLERYPVEDIPADRGRNEFEAMVHRYGVPLRRSAELPLRGGDERPSDHIITHDMSTCILCTRCVRACEDIQVVGVLDVAERGEHTEIIVGADGNPEHAGCTWCGECVRVCPTGAIHDILPLAKMRQGTMDAPAESVRSVCPYCAVGCQLDLEVRDGQVTRVVSPWIEEDTPNEGSTCVKGRFGTDFILHRDRLTTPLIRRGWQRGADGQWRFDASSDPAASRFARRGGPWESVESEGQTPKNRRPRTNPFRRRVDAGADAALADPRDRIATPASWFEPFREATWEEAMELTAQRLAGLRDTHGPHSLATFASAKCANEENYVLQKVFRAGLGTNNVDHCTRLCHSSSVSAMQRAIATSAASGSMREVEHESDVIFILGANTTESHPVFGAAIKRALKRGATLMVADPRRIELAARAHVHLQLLPGSDVALLNAMLQHILAEGLEDKAFIAARTTGFEEVRAAVQRYTPELAESITGVPAATIRRAAELYAKGPRSATLWAMGLTQHHTGTDIVTSLLNLMLACGMIGRWGAPMIPIRGQNNVQGASDMGAIPFAFTDYRRVDDPAVRTLYAEAWGVDPATLDAKVGRKVTEIVGQDTPVRGMYVMGENPIISDPDVAHAEDWFLGLEFLAVQDLFLTETARCADVVLPGASFAEKDGTYVNTERRIQLARKAVEPPGNARGDLDIVLDLSRRLGVPTPYTTAADVFDEIARVTPNWQGVSHARLRERPGGLQYPVPDVTHEGTAFLFADRFPTVDGKARLVATEYLPPAELPDDEYPFFLNTGRQMYHWHTGTMTRRSTALDARESTATVELNPLDAEELGVRDGDEVSLTSRRNSIRIAARLSDRVARRQVFVPMHYREAAANLLTNPALDGPSGIPEFKVCAVRVEAVKPALV; this is encoded by the coding sequence ATGCCCACGTTGACCATCGACGGCCGCGAATGCGCGGTCGCGGATGGCGCCACGATCCTCGATGCGGCGCGCCGCGCCGGCATCGACGTGCCGACGCTCTGCTGGTACCCCAAGCTCCCGACGGTGGGCAACTGCCGCATCTGCCTGGTCTCGGTGGACGGGACGGGCAAGCTGCTGCCGGCCTGCGCCACGCCCGCGTCCGATGGGATGGTCGTGCACACGGAGTCGCAGGCGGCGGTGAAGAACCGCCAGGGCGTGCTCTCGCTGCTGCTCGAGCGCTACCCGGTGGAGGACATCCCGGCTGATCGCGGGCGCAACGAGTTCGAGGCGATGGTGCATCGCTACGGGGTGCCGCTGCGTCGCTCCGCCGAGCTGCCGCTGCGCGGCGGCGACGAGCGCCCCAGCGACCACATCATCACGCACGATATGTCCACGTGCATCCTGTGCACGCGCTGCGTCCGCGCCTGCGAGGACATCCAGGTCGTGGGCGTGCTGGACGTGGCCGAACGCGGCGAGCACACGGAGATCATCGTCGGGGCGGACGGCAACCCCGAGCACGCCGGCTGCACTTGGTGCGGCGAGTGCGTGCGCGTGTGTCCCACGGGCGCCATCCACGACATCCTGCCGCTGGCCAAGATGAGGCAGGGCACGATGGACGCTCCGGCCGAGTCGGTGCGTTCGGTGTGCCCGTACTGCGCGGTGGGCTGCCAGCTCGACCTCGAGGTGCGCGATGGCCAGGTGACGCGCGTGGTCTCGCCGTGGATCGAGGAAGACACGCCGAACGAGGGCAGCACCTGCGTGAAGGGCCGCTTCGGCACGGACTTCATCCTGCACCGCGACCGACTGACGACGCCGTTGATCCGGCGCGGCTGGCAGCGCGGAGCGGATGGGCAGTGGCGCTTCGACGCGTCCAGCGACCCGGCGGCGTCACGGTTCGCGCGCCGCGGCGGCCCCTGGGAGTCGGTGGAATCCGAAGGGCAGACGCCAAAGAACCGGCGTCCGCGCACGAACCCGTTCCGCCGTCGCGTGGACGCCGGCGCCGACGCCGCCCTGGCCGACCCGCGCGACCGCATCGCCACGCCGGCGAGCTGGTTTGAGCCGTTCCGCGAGGCGACCTGGGAGGAAGCGATGGAGCTGACCGCCCAGCGCCTCGCCGGACTACGCGACACGCACGGACCACACTCGCTCGCGACCTTCGCCAGCGCCAAGTGCGCGAACGAGGAGAACTACGTCCTGCAGAAGGTGTTCCGCGCCGGCCTCGGCACCAACAACGTGGATCACTGCACGCGGCTCTGCCACTCGAGCTCGGTGAGCGCGATGCAGCGCGCCATCGCCACCTCGGCGGCCAGCGGCTCGATGCGCGAGGTGGAGCACGAGAGCGACGTCATCTTCATCCTCGGCGCCAATACAACCGAAAGCCATCCGGTGTTCGGCGCGGCGATCAAGCGGGCACTGAAGCGCGGCGCGACGCTGATGGTCGCCGACCCGCGCCGCATCGAGCTGGCGGCGCGCGCCCACGTGCACCTGCAGCTGTTGCCGGGCAGCGACGTCGCCCTGCTCAACGCGATGCTGCAGCACATCCTGGCCGAGGGGTTGGAGGACAAGGCGTTCATTGCGGCGCGCACGACGGGCTTCGAGGAAGTCCGTGCGGCCGTGCAGCGTTACACGCCGGAACTGGCCGAGAGCATCACCGGCGTTCCGGCCGCGACGATCCGACGCGCCGCCGAGCTCTACGCGAAGGGCCCGCGCTCGGCGACGCTCTGGGCGATGGGCCTCACGCAGCACCACACCGGCACCGACATCGTCACGTCACTGCTCAACCTGATGCTGGCCTGCGGGATGATCGGCCGCTGGGGCGCGCCGATGATCCCCATCCGCGGGCAGAACAACGTGCAGGGCGCCTCGGATATGGGCGCGATCCCGTTCGCGTTCACCGACTACCGCCGCGTGGACGACCCGGCGGTGCGCACGCTGTACGCCGAGGCCTGGGGCGTGGACCCGGCGACGCTGGATGCAAAGGTCGGGCGCAAGGTGACCGAGATCGTGGGGCAGGACACGCCGGTGCGCGGGATGTACGTGATGGGCGAGAACCCGATCATCTCGGATCCGGACGTGGCCCACGCCGAGGACTGGTTCCTCGGACTGGAGTTCCTCGCGGTGCAGGACCTGTTCCTGACCGAGACGGCGCGCTGCGCCGACGTGGTGCTGCCGGGCGCGTCGTTCGCCGAGAAGGACGGCACGTACGTCAACACCGAGCGCCGCATCCAACTGGCGCGGAAGGCCGTGGAGCCGCCGGGCAATGCCCGCGGCGACCTCGACATCGTGCTGGACCTGTCGCGGCGTCTCGGTGTGCCGACGCCCTACACGACGGCGGCGGACGTGTTCGACGAGATCGCGCGCGTGACGCCGAACTGGCAGGGCGTGTCGCACGCACGGCTGCGCGAGCGACCGGGTGGACTGCAGTATCCGGTGCCTGACGTCACGCACGAGGGGACGGCGTTTCTCTTCGCCGACCGCTTCCCGACCGTCGACGGCAAGGCGCGACTGGTGGCGACGGAGTATCTCCCGCCGGCCGAGCTGCCGGACGACGAGTACCCGTTCTTCCTGAACACCGGGCGCCAGATGTACCACTGGCACACGGGCACGATGACGCGGCGGTCGACGGCGCTCGATGCACGCGAAAGCACGGCGACGGTGGAGCTGAACCCGCTGGATGCCGAGGAGCTCGGCGTGCGCGACGGCGACGAGGTGAGCCTCACGTCGCGGCGGAACAGCATCCGCATCGCGGCGCGGCTGTCGGATCGCGTGGCGCGGCGGCAGGTGTTCGTCCCGATGCACTACCGGGAGGCGGCGGCGAACCTCCTGACGAACCCCGCACTGGACGGCCCGTCGGGGATTCCCGAGTTCAAGGTGTGCGCAGTGCGCGTGGAAGCGGTGAAGCCGGCGTTGGTGTAG